Proteins from a genomic interval of Siniperca chuatsi isolate FFG_IHB_CAS linkage group LG10, ASM2008510v1, whole genome shotgun sequence:
- the rarga gene encoding retinoic acid receptor gamma-A isoform X3, with protein MGPLTVAPWAVETQSTSSEEMVPSSPSPPPPPRIYKPCFVCQDKSSGYHYGVSSCEGCKGFFRRSIQKNMVYTCHRDKNCQINKVTRNRCQYCRLQKCFEVGMSKEAVRNDRNKKKKDVKEEVVLPESYELSGELEELVNKVSKAHQETFPSLCQLGKYTTNSSSDHRVQLDLGLWDKFSELSTKCIIKIVEFAKRLPGFTTLTIADQITLLKSACLDILMLRICTRYTPEQDTMTFSDGLTLNRTQMHNAGFGPLTDLVFAFAGQLLPLEMDDTETGLLSAICLICGDRMDLEEPQKVDKLQEPLLEALKIYARRRRPNKPHMFPRMLMKITDLRGISTKGAERAITLKMEIPGPMPPLIREMLENPEAFEDQTESNESPPPPPPPPPPPPALVLKQEAEDEEDSWATENGSEPSPEEEDEDDDDDVGDEERDRGSDSDGEPWGVLDAIDGSRKGLVGRAQ; from the exons ATGGGCCCTCTCACTGTGGCGCCCTGGG CGGTGGAGACTCAGAGCACCAGCTCAGAGGAGATGGTACCCAGTTCTCCGtctccacctcccccacctcgTATCTACAAACCCTGCTTTGTGTGCCAGGACAAGTCCTCAGGGTACCACTATGGGGTCAGCTCCTGTGAGGGCTGCAAG GGTTTCTTCCGCCGCAGTATCCAGAAGAACATGGTGTACACCTGCCACCGAGACAAGAACTGTCAGATTAACAAGGTCACACGCAACCGCTGCCAGTACTGCAGGCTGCAGAAGTGCTTTGAGGTCGGCATGTCCAAGGAAG CTGTGCGTAATGacagaaacaagaagaagaaggatgTGAAGGAGGAGGTGGTACTTCCAGAAAGCTATGAACTAAGTGGAGAGCTAGAGGAGTTGGTCAATAAAGTCAGCAAAGCTCACCAAGAAACCTTTCCGTCACTTTGTCAATTGGGCAAATACACCACC aACTCCAGCTCAGACCACCGTGTCCAGCTGGATCTGGGTTTATGGGACAAGTTCAGTGAGCTCTCCACCAAATGCATCATCAAGATTGTGGAATTCGCCAAGCGGCTGCCAGGTTTCACCACCCTCACCATCGCTGACCAGATTACTCTACTTAAGTCGGCCTGCCTGGATATACTG ATGCTGAGGATCTGCACACGCTACACCCCAGAACAGGACACTATGACCTTCTCAGATGGCCTGACTCTGAACCGGACTCAGATGCACAATGCGGGCTTCGGACCACTTACTGACCTGGTGTTTGCCTTTGCTGGCCAGCTTCTACCCCTGGAAATGGACGACACAGAAACCGGCCTCCTTAGTGCCATCTGTCTCATCTGTGGAG ACCGTATGGATCTAGAGGAGCCCCAGAAAGTGGATAAACTGCAAGAGCCTCTACTTGAGGCTCTGAAGATCTACGCCCGCCGCCGTCGCCCCAACAAACCCCACATGTTCCCCCGTATGCTGATGAAGATCACCGACCTCAGGGGCATCAGCACTAAGG gTGCGGAGAGAGCCATCACTCTGAAGATGGAGATCCCAGGGCCAATGCCTCCGTTGATCAGGGAGATGCTCGAAAACCCAGAGGCCTTTGAGGACCAAACAGAGTCCAACGAGAGCCCACCGCctccgccaccaccaccacctccaccaccagccCTGGTCCTGAAGCAGGAggctgaggatgaggaggataGCTGGGCCACAGAGAACGGCAGTGAGCCATCgccggaggaggaggacgaagaCGACGATGACGACGTGGGGGATGAGGAGCGAGACAGGGGCTCGGACAGTGATGGGGAGCCCTGGGGGGTTCTGGATGCCATAGATGGGTCGAGGAAAGGCCTTGTTGGGAGGGCGCAGTGA
- the rarga gene encoding retinoic acid receptor gamma-A isoform X2, giving the protein MFDCMEALGMGPRQLYDVTSRGACMLRKASPFFAGLDPFAWTGSASVQSVETQSTSSEEMVPSSPSPPPPPRIYKPCFVCQDKSSGYHYGVSSCEGCKGFFRRSIQKNMVYTCHRDKNCQINKVTRNRCQYCRLQKCFEVGMSKEAVRNDRNKKKKDVKEEVVLPESYELSGELEELVNKVSKAHQETFPSLCQLGKYTTNSSSDHRVQLDLGLWDKFSELSTKCIIKIVEFAKRLPGFTTLTIADQITLLKSACLDILMLRICTRYTPEQDTMTFSDGLTLNRTQMHNAGFGPLTDLVFAFAGQLLPLEMDDTETGLLSAICLICGDRMDLEEPQKVDKLQEPLLEALKIYARRRRPNKPHMFPRMLMKITDLRGISTKGAERAITLKMEIPGPMPPLIREMLENPEAFEDQTESNESPPPPPPPPPPPPALVLKQEAEDEEDSWATENGSEPSPEEEDEDDDDDVGDEERDRGSDSDGEPWGVLDAIDGSRKGLVGRAQ; this is encoded by the exons CGGTGGAGACTCAGAGCACCAGCTCAGAGGAGATGGTACCCAGTTCTCCGtctccacctcccccacctcgTATCTACAAACCCTGCTTTGTGTGCCAGGACAAGTCCTCAGGGTACCACTATGGGGTCAGCTCCTGTGAGGGCTGCAAG GGTTTCTTCCGCCGCAGTATCCAGAAGAACATGGTGTACACCTGCCACCGAGACAAGAACTGTCAGATTAACAAGGTCACACGCAACCGCTGCCAGTACTGCAGGCTGCAGAAGTGCTTTGAGGTCGGCATGTCCAAGGAAG CTGTGCGTAATGacagaaacaagaagaagaaggatgTGAAGGAGGAGGTGGTACTTCCAGAAAGCTATGAACTAAGTGGAGAGCTAGAGGAGTTGGTCAATAAAGTCAGCAAAGCTCACCAAGAAACCTTTCCGTCACTTTGTCAATTGGGCAAATACACCACC aACTCCAGCTCAGACCACCGTGTCCAGCTGGATCTGGGTTTATGGGACAAGTTCAGTGAGCTCTCCACCAAATGCATCATCAAGATTGTGGAATTCGCCAAGCGGCTGCCAGGTTTCACCACCCTCACCATCGCTGACCAGATTACTCTACTTAAGTCGGCCTGCCTGGATATACTG ATGCTGAGGATCTGCACACGCTACACCCCAGAACAGGACACTATGACCTTCTCAGATGGCCTGACTCTGAACCGGACTCAGATGCACAATGCGGGCTTCGGACCACTTACTGACCTGGTGTTTGCCTTTGCTGGCCAGCTTCTACCCCTGGAAATGGACGACACAGAAACCGGCCTCCTTAGTGCCATCTGTCTCATCTGTGGAG ACCGTATGGATCTAGAGGAGCCCCAGAAAGTGGATAAACTGCAAGAGCCTCTACTTGAGGCTCTGAAGATCTACGCCCGCCGCCGTCGCCCCAACAAACCCCACATGTTCCCCCGTATGCTGATGAAGATCACCGACCTCAGGGGCATCAGCACTAAGG gTGCGGAGAGAGCCATCACTCTGAAGATGGAGATCCCAGGGCCAATGCCTCCGTTGATCAGGGAGATGCTCGAAAACCCAGAGGCCTTTGAGGACCAAACAGAGTCCAACGAGAGCCCACCGCctccgccaccaccaccacctccaccaccagccCTGGTCCTGAAGCAGGAggctgaggatgaggaggataGCTGGGCCACAGAGAACGGCAGTGAGCCATCgccggaggaggaggacgaagaCGACGATGACGACGTGGGGGATGAGGAGCGAGACAGGGGCTCGGACAGTGATGGGGAGCCCTGGGGGGTTCTGGATGCCATAGATGGGTCGAGGAAAGGCCTTGTTGGGAGGGCGCAGTGA
- the calcoco1a gene encoding calcium-binding and coiled-coil domain-containing protein 1 isoform X1 has product MEKAWRVEFRNVGCSYFPQSRVDCHYTLSSQHNWASNDWIGLFKVGWSSVKDYHTFVWALAPADYQEGTDVNCCVHFQASYLPKPSSQEYEFVYIDAKGEVGSRSSKFTFCAPKPLEDLVTLEEEPHGEEGGTDMLLVVPRAELLQSRLQECLRERAELLQVQEAANRQRGEEKEKYKRAKEAWDRQRKDLESDIARLQQELMQSREKIKEMERMQKEEQAVGESLAQEKSTLLDAKEASKVRIKELEEDIKTLTQRNVERETELESNQICVCRMKERSKRAGAQRKEEESEKKSLQTKLEQTEGELRSLSKEFQGLRNSLAQRDTSVLQLQSTITTLTQKLTTAHRKEAESEATLKEMRSLRERQNASERAADGLKSDLSALVAQRDHGQAELHQARLQAAQLTLQLADSSLALREGRARWAQERQNLQRTAEKAHEHLEKLNTEMQRMEERLQEERMERVKLEVELGREKDCNRVQLSETRRELQELKASLRVAQKEKEQLLAEKQELMEYICQLEQKMGTVASAKWSAAPISSTGRPGSALSDSEDESPEALQPLRPPRPLGHYSLCEQGEPDSLLLATPPPSPREVERSAVVINQPAPLSSPHQAGSDTLAHSSDSEEESDPLQCGRHSSGEETALLLPEHMDTVLSDLADTSLW; this is encoded by the exons ATGGAAAAGGCTTGGCGAGTGGAGTTTAGAAACGTGGGCTGCAGTTACTTCCCTCAGAGCAGAGTCGATTGCCACTACACACTGAGCTCACAGCACAACTGGGCCAGCAATGACTGGATAGGGCTCTTCAAG GTGGGATGGTCATCCGTGAAGGACTACCACACGTTTGTTTGGGCACTGGCCCCAGCTGATTATCAAGAGGGCACAGATGTCAACTGCTGTGTGCACTTCCAGG CCTCCTACCTACCCAAGCCCAGCTCCCAAGAGTATGAGTTTGTATATATCGATGCTAAGGGGGAAGTGGGCTCCCGCAGTTCCAAATTCACTTTCTGCGCTCCGAAGCCACTTGAGGATCTGGTGACCCTTGAGGAGGAGCCCCatggagaggaaggaggcaCAGACATGTTGCTGGTAGTGCCCAGGGCTGAATTGCTGCAG AGTCGACTGCAGGAATGTCTGCGAGAGCGCGCGGAGCTGCTGCAGGTGCAGGAGGCGGCAAACAGGCAGAGgggggaagaaaaggagaaatacAAGCGGGCGAAGGAGGCCTGGGACAGACAACGCAAAGATCTAGAAAGTGATATCGCAAGGCTGCAGCAAGAGCTGATGCAGAGTCGAGAGAAGAtcaaagagatggagaggatgCAGAAG GAGGAGCAGGCTGTAGGAGAATCACTAGCCCAGGAGAAAAGTACTTTATTGGATGCGAAGGAGGCGAGCAAAGTGCGAATcaaagagctggaggaggataTCAAAACTCTGACACAGAGAAAtgtggaaagagagacagagttggAAAG TAAccaaatctgtgtgtgcaggatgAAGGAAAGATCAAAGAGGGCAGgagcacagagaaaagaagaggagagtgagaaaaagagcCTGCAG aCCAAGCTGGAACAGACAGAGGGTGAACTCCGAAGTCTGTCTAAGGAGTTCCAGGGCCTGAGGAATTCGCTGGCCCAGAGAGACACAAGTGTCCTGCAGCTCCAAAGCACCATCACCACCCTCACCCAGAAACTCACCACTGCCCACAGGAAAGAG GCGGAGAGTGAGGCAACACTGAAGGAGATGCGGAGCCTGCGGGAGCGTCAGAATGCGAGCGAGCGTGCTGCAGATGGCTTGAAGAGTGATCTAAGCGCCTTGGTAGCCCAGAGGGATCACGGGCAGGCCGAATTGCATCAGGCTCGTCTGCAGGCTGCCCAACTCACCCTTCAGCTTGCAGATTCCAGTCTGGCCCTGAGAGAGGGAAGAGCCCGTTGGGCCCAGGAGAGGCAGAATCTGCAGCGCACTGCTGAG AAGGCCCACGAGCATCTGGAGAAACTTAACACAGAGATGcagaggatggaggagaggctccaggaggagaggatggagagagtgaAGCTAGAGGTTGAGCTTGGGAGAGAAAAGGATTGCAACCGG GTTCAGCTGAGTGAAACCCGCAGGGAGCTCCAGGAGCTGAAGGCCAGTCTGAGGGTCGCCCAAAAAGAGAAGGAGCAGCTACTTGCAGAGAAACAG GAGTTGATGGAGTACATCTGTCAGCTGGAGCAGAAGATGGGAACAGTGGCCAGTGCCAAGTGGAGCGCTGCCCCTATTTCCTCTACAG GGCGGCCTGGTAGTGCATTATCTGACTCTGAGGATGAGAGCCCAGAGGCTTTGCAGCCCCTCCGTCCACCAAGACCTCTTGGACACTACAGCCTGTGTGAGCAGGGCGAGCCTGACTCCTTGCTCCTTGccacccctcctccctcccccagggaggtggagaggagcGCGGTGGTCATCAACCAGCCAGCCCCGCTCTCCTCGCCACACCAGGCCGGCTCTGACACTCTGGCGCACAGCTCTGATTCG GAGGAGGAATCTGATCCACTTCAGTGTGGAAGGCACAGCTCTGGAGAGGAAACAGCACTTTTGCTGCCTGAGCACATGGACACTGTTCTCAG TGATCTGGCCGACACCTCACTATGGTAA
- the calcoco1a gene encoding calcium-binding and coiled-coil domain-containing protein 1 isoform X2, protein MEKAWRVEFRNVGCSYFPQSRVDCHYTLSSQHNWASNDWIGLFKVGWSSVKDYHTFVWALAPADYQEGTDVNCCVHFQASYLPKPSSQEYEFVYIDAKGEVGSRSSKFTFCAPKPLEDLVTLEEEPHGEEGGTDMLLVVPRAELLQSRLQECLRERAELLQVQEAANRQRGEEKEKYKRAKEAWDRQRKDLESDIARLQQELMQSREKIKEMERMQKEEQAVGESLAQEKSTLLDAKEASKVRIKELEEDIKTLTQRNVERETELERMKERSKRAGAQRKEEESEKKSLQTKLEQTEGELRSLSKEFQGLRNSLAQRDTSVLQLQSTITTLTQKLTTAHRKEAESEATLKEMRSLRERQNASERAADGLKSDLSALVAQRDHGQAELHQARLQAAQLTLQLADSSLALREGRARWAQERQNLQRTAEKAHEHLEKLNTEMQRMEERLQEERMERVKLEVELGREKDCNRVQLSETRRELQELKASLRVAQKEKEQLLAEKQELMEYICQLEQKMGTVASAKWSAAPISSTGRPGSALSDSEDESPEALQPLRPPRPLGHYSLCEQGEPDSLLLATPPPSPREVERSAVVINQPAPLSSPHQAGSDTLAHSSDSEEESDPLQCGRHSSGEETALLLPEHMDTVLSDLADTSLW, encoded by the exons ATGGAAAAGGCTTGGCGAGTGGAGTTTAGAAACGTGGGCTGCAGTTACTTCCCTCAGAGCAGAGTCGATTGCCACTACACACTGAGCTCACAGCACAACTGGGCCAGCAATGACTGGATAGGGCTCTTCAAG GTGGGATGGTCATCCGTGAAGGACTACCACACGTTTGTTTGGGCACTGGCCCCAGCTGATTATCAAGAGGGCACAGATGTCAACTGCTGTGTGCACTTCCAGG CCTCCTACCTACCCAAGCCCAGCTCCCAAGAGTATGAGTTTGTATATATCGATGCTAAGGGGGAAGTGGGCTCCCGCAGTTCCAAATTCACTTTCTGCGCTCCGAAGCCACTTGAGGATCTGGTGACCCTTGAGGAGGAGCCCCatggagaggaaggaggcaCAGACATGTTGCTGGTAGTGCCCAGGGCTGAATTGCTGCAG AGTCGACTGCAGGAATGTCTGCGAGAGCGCGCGGAGCTGCTGCAGGTGCAGGAGGCGGCAAACAGGCAGAGgggggaagaaaaggagaaatacAAGCGGGCGAAGGAGGCCTGGGACAGACAACGCAAAGATCTAGAAAGTGATATCGCAAGGCTGCAGCAAGAGCTGATGCAGAGTCGAGAGAAGAtcaaagagatggagaggatgCAGAAG GAGGAGCAGGCTGTAGGAGAATCACTAGCCCAGGAGAAAAGTACTTTATTGGATGCGAAGGAGGCGAGCAAAGTGCGAATcaaagagctggaggaggataTCAAAACTCTGACACAGAGAAAtgtggaaagagagacagagttggAAAG gatgAAGGAAAGATCAAAGAGGGCAGgagcacagagaaaagaagaggagagtgagaaaaagagcCTGCAG aCCAAGCTGGAACAGACAGAGGGTGAACTCCGAAGTCTGTCTAAGGAGTTCCAGGGCCTGAGGAATTCGCTGGCCCAGAGAGACACAAGTGTCCTGCAGCTCCAAAGCACCATCACCACCCTCACCCAGAAACTCACCACTGCCCACAGGAAAGAG GCGGAGAGTGAGGCAACACTGAAGGAGATGCGGAGCCTGCGGGAGCGTCAGAATGCGAGCGAGCGTGCTGCAGATGGCTTGAAGAGTGATCTAAGCGCCTTGGTAGCCCAGAGGGATCACGGGCAGGCCGAATTGCATCAGGCTCGTCTGCAGGCTGCCCAACTCACCCTTCAGCTTGCAGATTCCAGTCTGGCCCTGAGAGAGGGAAGAGCCCGTTGGGCCCAGGAGAGGCAGAATCTGCAGCGCACTGCTGAG AAGGCCCACGAGCATCTGGAGAAACTTAACACAGAGATGcagaggatggaggagaggctccaggaggagaggatggagagagtgaAGCTAGAGGTTGAGCTTGGGAGAGAAAAGGATTGCAACCGG GTTCAGCTGAGTGAAACCCGCAGGGAGCTCCAGGAGCTGAAGGCCAGTCTGAGGGTCGCCCAAAAAGAGAAGGAGCAGCTACTTGCAGAGAAACAG GAGTTGATGGAGTACATCTGTCAGCTGGAGCAGAAGATGGGAACAGTGGCCAGTGCCAAGTGGAGCGCTGCCCCTATTTCCTCTACAG GGCGGCCTGGTAGTGCATTATCTGACTCTGAGGATGAGAGCCCAGAGGCTTTGCAGCCCCTCCGTCCACCAAGACCTCTTGGACACTACAGCCTGTGTGAGCAGGGCGAGCCTGACTCCTTGCTCCTTGccacccctcctccctcccccagggaggtggagaggagcGCGGTGGTCATCAACCAGCCAGCCCCGCTCTCCTCGCCACACCAGGCCGGCTCTGACACTCTGGCGCACAGCTCTGATTCG GAGGAGGAATCTGATCCACTTCAGTGTGGAAGGCACAGCTCTGGAGAGGAAACAGCACTTTTGCTGCCTGAGCACATGGACACTGTTCTCAG TGATCTGGCCGACACCTCACTATGGTAA
- the calcoco1a gene encoding calcium-binding and coiled-coil domain-containing protein 1 isoform X3 — protein MEKAWRVEFRNVGCSYFPQSRVDCHYTLSSQHNWASNDWIGLFKVGWSSVKDYHTFVWALAPADYQEGTDVNCCVHFQASYLPKPSSQEYEFVYIDAKGEVGSRSSKFTFCAPKPLEDLVTLEEEPHGEEGGTDMLLVVPRAELLQSRLQECLRERAELLQVQEAANRQRGEEKEKYKRAKEAWDRQRKDLESDIARLQQELMQSREKIKEMERMQKEEQAVGESLAQEKSTLLDAKEASKVRIKELEEDIKTLTQRNVERETELESNQICVCRMKERSKRAGAQRKEEESEKKSLQTKLEQTEGELRSLSKEFQGLRNSLAQRDTSVLQLQSTITTLTQKLTTAHRKEAESEATLKEMRSLRERQNASERAADGLKSDLSALVAQRDHGQAELHQARLQAAQLTLQLADSSLALREGRARWAQERQNLQRTAEKAHEHLEKLNTEMQRMEERLQEERMERVKLEVELGREKDCNRVQLSETRRELQELKASLRVAQKEKEQLLAEKQELMEYICQLEQKMGTVASAKWSAAPISSTGRPGSALSDSEDESPEALQPLRPPRPLGHYSLCEQGEPDSLLLATPPPSPREVERSAVVINQPAPLSSPHQAGSDTLAHSSDS, from the exons ATGGAAAAGGCTTGGCGAGTGGAGTTTAGAAACGTGGGCTGCAGTTACTTCCCTCAGAGCAGAGTCGATTGCCACTACACACTGAGCTCACAGCACAACTGGGCCAGCAATGACTGGATAGGGCTCTTCAAG GTGGGATGGTCATCCGTGAAGGACTACCACACGTTTGTTTGGGCACTGGCCCCAGCTGATTATCAAGAGGGCACAGATGTCAACTGCTGTGTGCACTTCCAGG CCTCCTACCTACCCAAGCCCAGCTCCCAAGAGTATGAGTTTGTATATATCGATGCTAAGGGGGAAGTGGGCTCCCGCAGTTCCAAATTCACTTTCTGCGCTCCGAAGCCACTTGAGGATCTGGTGACCCTTGAGGAGGAGCCCCatggagaggaaggaggcaCAGACATGTTGCTGGTAGTGCCCAGGGCTGAATTGCTGCAG AGTCGACTGCAGGAATGTCTGCGAGAGCGCGCGGAGCTGCTGCAGGTGCAGGAGGCGGCAAACAGGCAGAGgggggaagaaaaggagaaatacAAGCGGGCGAAGGAGGCCTGGGACAGACAACGCAAAGATCTAGAAAGTGATATCGCAAGGCTGCAGCAAGAGCTGATGCAGAGTCGAGAGAAGAtcaaagagatggagaggatgCAGAAG GAGGAGCAGGCTGTAGGAGAATCACTAGCCCAGGAGAAAAGTACTTTATTGGATGCGAAGGAGGCGAGCAAAGTGCGAATcaaagagctggaggaggataTCAAAACTCTGACACAGAGAAAtgtggaaagagagacagagttggAAAG TAAccaaatctgtgtgtgcaggatgAAGGAAAGATCAAAGAGGGCAGgagcacagagaaaagaagaggagagtgagaaaaagagcCTGCAG aCCAAGCTGGAACAGACAGAGGGTGAACTCCGAAGTCTGTCTAAGGAGTTCCAGGGCCTGAGGAATTCGCTGGCCCAGAGAGACACAAGTGTCCTGCAGCTCCAAAGCACCATCACCACCCTCACCCAGAAACTCACCACTGCCCACAGGAAAGAG GCGGAGAGTGAGGCAACACTGAAGGAGATGCGGAGCCTGCGGGAGCGTCAGAATGCGAGCGAGCGTGCTGCAGATGGCTTGAAGAGTGATCTAAGCGCCTTGGTAGCCCAGAGGGATCACGGGCAGGCCGAATTGCATCAGGCTCGTCTGCAGGCTGCCCAACTCACCCTTCAGCTTGCAGATTCCAGTCTGGCCCTGAGAGAGGGAAGAGCCCGTTGGGCCCAGGAGAGGCAGAATCTGCAGCGCACTGCTGAG AAGGCCCACGAGCATCTGGAGAAACTTAACACAGAGATGcagaggatggaggagaggctccaggaggagaggatggagagagtgaAGCTAGAGGTTGAGCTTGGGAGAGAAAAGGATTGCAACCGG GTTCAGCTGAGTGAAACCCGCAGGGAGCTCCAGGAGCTGAAGGCCAGTCTGAGGGTCGCCCAAAAAGAGAAGGAGCAGCTACTTGCAGAGAAACAG GAGTTGATGGAGTACATCTGTCAGCTGGAGCAGAAGATGGGAACAGTGGCCAGTGCCAAGTGGAGCGCTGCCCCTATTTCCTCTACAG GGCGGCCTGGTAGTGCATTATCTGACTCTGAGGATGAGAGCCCAGAGGCTTTGCAGCCCCTCCGTCCACCAAGACCTCTTGGACACTACAGCCTGTGTGAGCAGGGCGAGCCTGACTCCTTGCTCCTTGccacccctcctccctcccccagggaggtggagaggagcGCGGTGGTCATCAACCAGCCAGCCCCGCTCTCCTCGCCACACCAGGCCGGCTCTGACACTCTGGCGCACAGCTCTGATTCG TGA